The sequence below is a genomic window from Lolium perenne isolate Kyuss_39 chromosome 7, Kyuss_2.0, whole genome shotgun sequence.
CCCGGCACCCCACAAGCCgggagatgacgacgacgatgaggatGTGGACGACCTCAGCCCGTCGGAGGGCGAGTGGGACGATCTTGGCGAGTAGGATGCCGCCAGGAAGGCCGATGCGCCGCCGGTGGCCCCGCCGGCTACCCCGGCTCCTGCCCCTTAGGCGCCTTCTAACGCTGTCGGCGGGAGCCCTGCTCCTTGCCAGGACGCCCCCGGGGAGGGGGGTCTCGCGCGCTCGCCGACCGGGCTGCCCTCCCTGGACCAGTACGGGTCCAACCTTCCCAGGAAGGGGGCCTGGCCGGTTTCCCTGGCCACCTTGGAGAGGCGCGCCACCCCTGTCCTCATGGAGGTTGATGTGCCGATGGACTCTGCTCCGCTAATTTCGTCGGTGCTGATGGAGACGGACTCCGGTTCGGAGGGCTCCCCGTCCAAGAACATGTCAGAGATGGACTCGGAGGCGGACGTGGACGAGCAGCTGGAGGTCGTGGATGACTCGGAGCGTCTTCCCCTCGGCCAGCCTACTGCTGGTGGGGTCCCGCGCCGCCGTCGCACCAGGACCGTCGCCGCTGGGCCTGCTCGCAAGAGCGCCCGCCTGAGGGTTCCGGCGGCGGCCGCGACGGTGATGGAGCGCGCTCAGGAGAGGACGGCGTCGAAGAACCTTGAAGGTAATCCCAAGCCCCC
It includes:
- the LOC127315037 gene encoding uncharacterized protein, with the protein product MEVDVPMDSAPLISSVLMETDSGSEGSPSKNMSEMDSEADVDEQLEVVDDSERLPLGQPTAGGVPRRRRTRTVAAGPARKSARLRVPAAAATVMERAQERTASKNLEGVEASG